In Antennarius striatus isolate MH-2024 chromosome 8, ASM4005453v1, whole genome shotgun sequence, a single window of DNA contains:
- the LOC137600268 gene encoding vasorin-like isoform X1: MSSGPDQTMMLYILLLFLSLGLALSSDCPADCTCTVQDSIFCIHRLSSTVPHVPITTQNLYIFQNGINTLSQEDFKGLGDLELLDLSQNDLSEIPDGVFEMLSKLKNLDLSSNHITHITRDSFSGLVQLERLYLHSNRIQSIHSEAFEGLEMLLELKLQGNQLTSLPPLHFPSLLLLDLSFNNIPILKTLDLQTPHLEALKVASLGLTSIDEDLIASLGNLHELDISTNQLTEVPLALKQDSLKGLIKLSLAANPLAELKVEDFQKLTGLQELDLSGLNLQGFPQNFFQTFPRLVHLTAAENPFNCLCPLAWFPTWLKEKDVTLGRPEETRCHFPLVNAGKKLSALDHKDFGCPYTTTLLIGSPIGSTLVPQIPTTSPDTPYTNAIPPPLHPQPSEETIYPKTSYPLPAEPPVTPSSTSERFEPHICPPNICLNGGTCNFDPLGQLSCVCPSGTSGLYCENVEEVAETPKHSATEVSVVAPLIPTDLNAISSREVTSTSILLDLHRFIETRPHIRGIRLTYRNLSGPDRRPIILSVPASYPEYTLRGLRPNCTYSVCASPLGEKINSRANGTVEPGSCTEARTEGLSLTSSESRVETQSTMTYTLIPTLAALALVLGLAVVAGAVICIRKRRQANAGMELELGPADPDPMELDGIKVCLDNGENGALPDKQPEIDRCHNPHPPASLHQNGGLDYEVSLMQGHYPSNNNLSSLKPSYF, encoded by the exons atg aGTTCTGGTCCTGACCAAACCATGATGCTCTAcatcctgctcctcttcctgtccCTTGGTCTGGCCTTATCCTCTGACTGCCCGGCTGACTGTACCTGCACGGTCCAGGATTCCATATTTTGCATCCATCGACTCTCCAGCACCGTTCCCCATGTCCCCATCACAACGCAAAATCTCTACATCTTCCAGAATGGTATCAACACCTTGTCCCAGGAGGATTTTAAAGGCTTGGGAGATCTGGAGTTGTTAGATCTGAGCCAGAACGACCTGTCAGAGATTCCAGATGGTGTGTTTGAGATGCTGTCGAAGCTGAAGAACTTAGACCTGTCCTCAAACCATATTACCCATATTACTAGAGACAGCTTTTCTGGGTTGGTCCAGCTAGAGAGGCTGTATCTCCATTCAAACCGCATCCAGAGCATCCATTCAGAAGCTTTTGAAGGTCTAGAGATGCTACTGGAACTCAAACTCCAAGGGAACCAGCTCACCTCTTTGCCTCCACTTCATTTCCCTAGCCTTCTGCTTTTAGACCTTAGTTTCAACAACATCCCCATCCTGAAAACCTTAGACCTCCAGACTCCCCACCTGGAGGCCCTTAAGGTGGCATCTCTGGGGCTGACATCTATAGATGAGGATCTCATAGCCTCCTTGGGGAACCTCCATGAGCTTGACATCTCAACAAACCAGTTAACTGAAGTACCTCTAGCTCTAAAGCAGGACTCCCTTAAGGGGCTGATCAAACTAAGCTTAGCTGCCAACCCATTGGCTGAGCTCAAAGTTGAGGACTTCCAGAAACTGACTGGACTTCAAGAACTGGATCTCAGTGGACTTAATCTCCAGGGCTTTCCCCAGAACTTCTTCCAGACGTTCCCTCGGTTGGTGCACCTGACAGCAGCTGAGAATCCTTTCAACTGCTTGTGTCCGTTAGCCTGGTTCCCCACCTGGCTTAAAGAGAAGGACGTGACTCTTGGGAGACCTGAGGAAACCAGATGTCACTTTCCTTTAGTTAACGCTGGCAAGAAACTTTCAGCTTTGGATCACAAAGACTTTGGGTGTCCTTATACCACAACACTGCTGATTGGCTCACCCATTGGAAGTACTCTTGTTCCCCAGATTCCCACGACATCTCCAGACACCCCCTATACCAATGctattcctcctcctcttcatcctcaacCAAGTGAAGAAACCATCTACCCAAAAACATCTTACCCTCTCCCTGCAGAACCTCCAGTAACCCCCAGCTCCACCAGTGAGCGATTTGAGCCACACATATGCCCGCCAAACATCTGCCTAAATGGTGGTACTTGTAATTTTGACCCACTGGGTCAACTCAGCTGTGTTTGTCCTTCTGGAACCTCTGGCCTCTACTGTGAAAATGTGGAAGAGGTCGCTGAGACACCGAAACACTCAGCGACAGAAGTTTCAGTAGTTGCCCCTTTAATACCCACTGACCTCAATGCAATCAGCTCACGAGAGGTAACATCCACATCTATCCTTCTCGACTTGCATCGCTTCATTGAGACACGACCACACATCCGTGGCATCAGGTTGACCTACCGTAACCTCTCAGGGCCTGACCGCCGCCCCATTATCCTGAGCGTACCGGCATCATACCCAGAGTACACTTTGCGTGGTTTAAGACCCAACTGTACCTACTCAGTCTGTGCCAGCCCCCTGGGTGAGAAAATCAACTCTAGGGCCAACGGCACCGTAGAACCTGGGTCGTGTACAGAGGCTCGCACTGAAGGGCTTTCATTGACGTCCTCAGAGTCCAGGGTGGAGACCCAAAGCACAATGACGTACACCCTAATTCCaaccctggctgccctggcacTGGTGCTCGGGCTGGCAGTTGTAGCTGGGGCCGTCATCTGTATCCGTAAAAGGAGACAGGCCAATGCAGGAATGGAGCTTGAGCTTGGCCCAGCTGATCCCGATCCTATGGAACTGGACGGGATAAAGGTCTGCCTGGATAACGGGGAAAACGGTGCATTGCCTGACAAACAGCCTGAGATTGACCGCTGCCACAATCCTCATCCACCTGCATCCTTGCATCAAAATGGGGGGTTGGACTATGAAGTCTCCTTAATGCAAGGACATTACCCATCAAATAACAATTTATCCTCCCTAAAGCCGTCATATTTCTGA
- the LOC137600268 gene encoding vasorin-like isoform X2, whose protein sequence is MMLYILLLFLSLGLALSSDCPADCTCTVQDSIFCIHRLSSTVPHVPITTQNLYIFQNGINTLSQEDFKGLGDLELLDLSQNDLSEIPDGVFEMLSKLKNLDLSSNHITHITRDSFSGLVQLERLYLHSNRIQSIHSEAFEGLEMLLELKLQGNQLTSLPPLHFPSLLLLDLSFNNIPILKTLDLQTPHLEALKVASLGLTSIDEDLIASLGNLHELDISTNQLTEVPLALKQDSLKGLIKLSLAANPLAELKVEDFQKLTGLQELDLSGLNLQGFPQNFFQTFPRLVHLTAAENPFNCLCPLAWFPTWLKEKDVTLGRPEETRCHFPLVNAGKKLSALDHKDFGCPYTTTLLIGSPIGSTLVPQIPTTSPDTPYTNAIPPPLHPQPSEETIYPKTSYPLPAEPPVTPSSTSERFEPHICPPNICLNGGTCNFDPLGQLSCVCPSGTSGLYCENVEEVAETPKHSATEVSVVAPLIPTDLNAISSREVTSTSILLDLHRFIETRPHIRGIRLTYRNLSGPDRRPIILSVPASYPEYTLRGLRPNCTYSVCASPLGEKINSRANGTVEPGSCTEARTEGLSLTSSESRVETQSTMTYTLIPTLAALALVLGLAVVAGAVICIRKRRQANAGMELELGPADPDPMELDGIKVCLDNGENGALPDKQPEIDRCHNPHPPASLHQNGGLDYEVSLMQGHYPSNNNLSSLKPSYF, encoded by the coding sequence ATGATGCTCTAcatcctgctcctcttcctgtccCTTGGTCTGGCCTTATCCTCTGACTGCCCGGCTGACTGTACCTGCACGGTCCAGGATTCCATATTTTGCATCCATCGACTCTCCAGCACCGTTCCCCATGTCCCCATCACAACGCAAAATCTCTACATCTTCCAGAATGGTATCAACACCTTGTCCCAGGAGGATTTTAAAGGCTTGGGAGATCTGGAGTTGTTAGATCTGAGCCAGAACGACCTGTCAGAGATTCCAGATGGTGTGTTTGAGATGCTGTCGAAGCTGAAGAACTTAGACCTGTCCTCAAACCATATTACCCATATTACTAGAGACAGCTTTTCTGGGTTGGTCCAGCTAGAGAGGCTGTATCTCCATTCAAACCGCATCCAGAGCATCCATTCAGAAGCTTTTGAAGGTCTAGAGATGCTACTGGAACTCAAACTCCAAGGGAACCAGCTCACCTCTTTGCCTCCACTTCATTTCCCTAGCCTTCTGCTTTTAGACCTTAGTTTCAACAACATCCCCATCCTGAAAACCTTAGACCTCCAGACTCCCCACCTGGAGGCCCTTAAGGTGGCATCTCTGGGGCTGACATCTATAGATGAGGATCTCATAGCCTCCTTGGGGAACCTCCATGAGCTTGACATCTCAACAAACCAGTTAACTGAAGTACCTCTAGCTCTAAAGCAGGACTCCCTTAAGGGGCTGATCAAACTAAGCTTAGCTGCCAACCCATTGGCTGAGCTCAAAGTTGAGGACTTCCAGAAACTGACTGGACTTCAAGAACTGGATCTCAGTGGACTTAATCTCCAGGGCTTTCCCCAGAACTTCTTCCAGACGTTCCCTCGGTTGGTGCACCTGACAGCAGCTGAGAATCCTTTCAACTGCTTGTGTCCGTTAGCCTGGTTCCCCACCTGGCTTAAAGAGAAGGACGTGACTCTTGGGAGACCTGAGGAAACCAGATGTCACTTTCCTTTAGTTAACGCTGGCAAGAAACTTTCAGCTTTGGATCACAAAGACTTTGGGTGTCCTTATACCACAACACTGCTGATTGGCTCACCCATTGGAAGTACTCTTGTTCCCCAGATTCCCACGACATCTCCAGACACCCCCTATACCAATGctattcctcctcctcttcatcctcaacCAAGTGAAGAAACCATCTACCCAAAAACATCTTACCCTCTCCCTGCAGAACCTCCAGTAACCCCCAGCTCCACCAGTGAGCGATTTGAGCCACACATATGCCCGCCAAACATCTGCCTAAATGGTGGTACTTGTAATTTTGACCCACTGGGTCAACTCAGCTGTGTTTGTCCTTCTGGAACCTCTGGCCTCTACTGTGAAAATGTGGAAGAGGTCGCTGAGACACCGAAACACTCAGCGACAGAAGTTTCAGTAGTTGCCCCTTTAATACCCACTGACCTCAATGCAATCAGCTCACGAGAGGTAACATCCACATCTATCCTTCTCGACTTGCATCGCTTCATTGAGACACGACCACACATCCGTGGCATCAGGTTGACCTACCGTAACCTCTCAGGGCCTGACCGCCGCCCCATTATCCTGAGCGTACCGGCATCATACCCAGAGTACACTTTGCGTGGTTTAAGACCCAACTGTACCTACTCAGTCTGTGCCAGCCCCCTGGGTGAGAAAATCAACTCTAGGGCCAACGGCACCGTAGAACCTGGGTCGTGTACAGAGGCTCGCACTGAAGGGCTTTCATTGACGTCCTCAGAGTCCAGGGTGGAGACCCAAAGCACAATGACGTACACCCTAATTCCaaccctggctgccctggcacTGGTGCTCGGGCTGGCAGTTGTAGCTGGGGCCGTCATCTGTATCCGTAAAAGGAGACAGGCCAATGCAGGAATGGAGCTTGAGCTTGGCCCAGCTGATCCCGATCCTATGGAACTGGACGGGATAAAGGTCTGCCTGGATAACGGGGAAAACGGTGCATTGCCTGACAAACAGCCTGAGATTGACCGCTGCCACAATCCTCATCCACCTGCATCCTTGCATCAAAATGGGGGGTTGGACTATGAAGTCTCCTTAATGCAAGGACATTACCCATCAAATAACAATTTATCCTCCCTAAAGCCGTCATATTTCTGA